From the genome of Pungitius pungitius chromosome 21, fPunPun2.1, whole genome shotgun sequence, one region includes:
- the sec24c gene encoding protein transport protein Sec24C isoform X4, which produces MNVNQHTPMPSPYGQPQPGYGQPGYAPLDGGYPAPCAPYNGPASAYQPGAPPQGRTRGPPASGAPSVSAPQVYNQYSHSQGDMQNGPLPMTQAPPRPAASQLYNQGAVNLSGPQASYPQHYGAQPSMQHVTNQMTGMQITPGPPTPAGPGYAPPHSSQPPMNTTYSGAPPHAYTEAPPPASSAPTQPPPPRGPAAPQQYYRGPPAPSQQPFNSSLPPTSQQQYSSPAPPPPSSQPTFPPSSYSGPAPSLGQAPAPLVSQSQQSFAPSQPPFSSAPPPASHPAFVSGPPPAAQGSFPPRETPPASQPGSFPSHQPISMPSGPYPGRMPPQQQHPPSQPSPYHSGPPPPRAQMPPTSVDQSNHLPPGPPGPMQQPAPQSGMQGGYPAQQNGAFGQVRGPQPGYAGPYPSQQNFGAPAPAPPPAPPAQKRLDPDSIPSPIQVIEDDKAKSTEPFSTGVRGQAPPLVTTSFQVKDQGNASPRFVRCTAYNMPCTADMAKQSQVPLAAVIKPLATLPPDETPPYLVDHGEGGPIRCNRCKAYMCPYMQFIEGGRRFQCGFCSCVTEVPPHYFQHLDHTGKRVDCYDRPELSLGSYEFLATVDYCKNNKIPQPPAFIFLIDVSYNAVKSGMVNIVCQELKSLLDYLPRENPEMDSVVRVGFVTYNKVLHFYNVKASLAQPQMLVVSDVSDMFVPLLDGFLVNVNESRLVIESLLDQIPEMFAETRETETVFAPVIQAGLEALKAADCSGKLFVFHTSLPIAEAPGKLKNREDKKLIGTDKEKSLFQPQVAFYNTLAKECVAQGCCVDLFLFPNQYVDVTTLGVVPVSTGGSVYKYTYFQAQSDRERFLNDLRRDVQKLVGFDAVMRVRTSTGIRATDFYGSFFMSNTTDVELAGLDCDKAVTVEFKHDDKLSEETGALMQCAVLYTSCSGQRRLRVHNMAVNCCAQLADLYRNCETDTIINFLSKYAFRGLLNSPTKAVRDTLVNQCAQILACYRKNCASPSSAGQLILPECMKLLPVYLNCVLKSDVLMPGADTSLDDRSYLRQLISCMDVSESHVFFYPRLLPLTKIESGSLPVAVRDSEERLSKGGVYILETGLHLFLWVGANAQQELLLNIFGTPSFSQIDPSLTSLPVLDNPFSQRLREIIEMFRAQRSRYMKLMVVKQEDKSEMIFRHFLVEDKSASGGASYVDFLCHMHKEIRQLLS; this is translated from the exons ATGAATGTAAACCAGCACACTCCAATGCCCTCTCCGTACGGCCAGCCCCAGCCTGGCTACGGCCAACCCGGCTACGCGCCCCTGGACGGGGGATACCCAGCGCCCTGCGCCCCCTACAACGGCCCCGCCTCGGCCTACCAGCCCGGGGCTCCTCCGCAAG GTCGCACCCGGGGTCCTCCTGCCTCCGGAGCCCCTTCAGTCTCCGCACCCCAAGTATACAATCAGTACAGCCACAGTCAAGGGGACATGCAGAATGGACCCCTGCCTATGACACAGGCCCCACCCAG GCCTGCTGCGTCTCAGCTGTACAACCAGGGAGCTGTGAACTTGTCGGGGCCACAAGCCTCCTATCCCCAGCACTATGGGGCCCAACCCTCAATGCAGCATGTCACTAACCAGATGACCGGCATGCAGATCACCCCTGGACCGCCAACACCTGCGGGACCAGGATATG CACCACCGCACAGCTCCCAGCCTCCCATGAACACCACCTACTCGGGGGCACCTCCACACGCTTACACTGAAGCCCCTCCCCCGGCGTCCTCGGCCCCAACCCAGCCACCGCCCCCGAGGGGccctgcagctcctcagcaATACTACAGAGGCCCGCCGGCTCCTTCACAACAGCCGTTCaactcttctctcccccctacCTCCCAACAGCAGTACTCCTCTCCTGCGCCGCCACCCCCTTCCTCCCAGCCaacctttcctccctcctcctactCGGGTCCTGCGCCGTCGCTGGGCCAAGCTCCTGCTCCCCTGGTGTCCCAGTCACAGCAGTCTTTCGCTCCATCCCAGCCCCCCTTCTCCTCAGCACCTCCACCTGCCAGCCATCCAGCTTTTGTCTCCGGCCCGCCTCCCGCCGCCCAGGGCTCCTTCCCACCTCGAGAAACTCCTCCCGCCTCTCAGCCGGGCTCTTTTCCGTCTCATCAGCCAATCTCGATGCCCTCCGGGCCGTACCCGGGCCGCATGCCACCCCAACAGCAGCACCCTCCATCCCAGCCATCTCCCTACCACTCGGGTCCCCCGCCTCCAAGAGCTCAGATGCCTCCCACTTCCGTGGACCAGAGCAACCACCTGCCGCCTGGGCCTCCTGGGCCCATGCAGCAGCCTGCACCTCAGTCAGGCATGCAGGGAGGATACCCCGCTCAGCAGAATG GTGCGTTCGGGCAGGTGAGAGGCCCTCAGCCCGGCTACGCAGGTCCATATCCCAGTCAACAGAACTTCGGGGCCCCTGCACcagcgcctcctcctgctccccctgCGCAGAAAAGACTCGACCCGGATTCCATTCCGAGCCCG ATCCAGGTAATAGAGGATGACAAGGCCAAGAGCACCGAGCCGTTCAGCACAGGAGTCCGAGGTCAGGCCCCACCGCTCGTTACCACCAGCTTCCAGGTCAAAGACCAAG GGAATGCCAGTCCCAGGTTCGTGCGCTGCACGGCTTACAACATGCCTTGCACGGCCGACATGGCCAAGCAGTCTCAGGTGCCCCTGGCCGCCGTCATCAAGCCCCTCGCCACCCTGCCGCCAGACGAG ACGCCTCCATACCTGGTGGACCATGGAGAGGGCGGTCCGATCCGCTGCAACCGCTGCAAGGCCTACATGTGTCCATACATGCAGTTCATTGAGGGTGGTCGACGCTTCCAGTGTGGCTTTTGCAGCTGCGTCACAGAGG TGCCTCCACATTATTTCCAGCATCTGGACCACACTGGTAAGCGGGTGGACTGCTATGACAGGCCCGAGCTCTCGCTGGGCAGCTACGAGTTCCTGGCTACTGTCGACTACTGTAAG AACAACAAGATTCCTCAGCCTCCAGCCTTCATCTTCCTTATTGATGTGTCCTACAACGCTGTGAAGAGTGGCATGGTCAACATTGTCTGCCAGGAACTCAAGAGCCTCCTAGACTACTTGCCcag GGAGAACCCAGAGATGGACTCTGTGGTGCGGGTGGGCTTCGTCACCTACAACAAGGTTTTGCACTTCTATAACGTCAAGGCGAGCCTGGCCCAGCCCCAGATGCTGGTGGTGTCCGATGTGTCAGACATGTTCGTACCTCTGCTCGACGGCTTCCTGGTCAACGTAAATGAGAGCCGGCTAGTTATCGAGAG TTTACTGGATCAGATCCCAGAGATGTTTGCAGAAACCAGGGAGACGGAGACTGTGTTTGCACCGGTCATCCAGGCAGGACTGGAGGCACTCAAG GCCGCAGACTGCTCAGGgaagctgtttgtgtttcacacATCTCTGCCCATTGCGGAGGCTCCTGGAAAACTAAAGAACCGAGAAGACAAGAAGCTGATTGGGACTGATAAGGAGAAG TCTCTGTTTCAGCCCCAGGTGGCTTTCTACAACACCCTGGCTAAGGAGTGTGTAGCACAGGGCTGCTGTGTggatctcttcctcttccccaaCCAGTATGTGGATGTTACCACGTTAGGGGTGGTCCCTGTCTCCACTGGAGGGTCCGTCTACAAATATACCTACTtccag GCTCAGTCTGACAGGGAGCGGTTCCTCAACGACCTCAGACGGGACGTTCAGAAACTTGTGGGCTTTGATGCCGTCATGAGGGTGCGAACCAGCACAG gtATCCGGGCGACAGACTTCTATGGCTCCTTCTTCATGAGTAACACCACAGACGTGGAGCTGGCGGGCCTGGACTGTGACAAGGCCGTCACCGTCGAGTTCAAACACGACGACAAGCTCAGCGAGGAGACTGGGGCCCTCATGCAG TGCGCCGTGCTGTACACCAGCTGCAGCGGCCAGAGGCGCCTCCGCGTGCACAATATGGCAGTCAACTGCTGCGCCCAGCTGGCCGACCTCTACCGCAATTGCGAGACCGATACAATCATCAACTTCTTGTCCAAATACG CTTTCCGTGGCCTCCTGAACAGCCCCACCAAGGCAGTGAGGGACACTCTGGTCAACCAGTGCGCTCAGATTCTGGCCTGCTACCGAAAGAACTGTGCAAGCCCCTCATCAGCTGGTCAG ctGATCCTCCCAGAGTGCATGAAGCTGCTACCGGTGTATTTGAACTGCGTGCTGAAGAGTGATGTCCTGATGCCGGGGGCCGACACCTCGCTGGACGACCGGTCTTACCTGAGGCAGTTGATCAGCTGCATGGACGTGTCCGAGAGCCACGTGTTCTTCTACCCGCGCCTGCTGCCGCTG ACCAAGATAGAGAGCGGCTCGCTGCCTGTGGCGGTGAGGGACTCTGAGGAGAGGCTGTCTAAAGGCGGGGTATACATCCTGGAGACGGGGCTCCACCTCTTTCTGTGGGTGGGAGCCAACGCTCAGCAGGAGTTGCTGCTCAACATCTTCGGCACACCGAGCTTCAGCCAGATCGACCCGAGCTTG ACAAGTCTGCCAGTGCTGGATAACCCGTTCTCTCAGAGACTCAGAGAAATCATTGAGATGTTCAGAGCGCAGAGATCACGATACATGAAG CTGATGGTGGTGAAACAGGAAGACAAATCCGAGATGATATTCAGGCACTTCCTGGTTGAGGACAAGAGCGCCAGCGGGGGAGCGTCATACGTGGACTTCTTGTGTCACATGCACAAGGAGATCCGCCAGCTTCTCAGCTAG